The Daucus carota subsp. sativus chromosome 9, DH1 v3.0, whole genome shotgun sequence genome window below encodes:
- the LOC108202115 gene encoding MADS-box transcription factor 27 isoform X2 — MGRGKIVIRRIDNATSRQVTFSKRRNGLLKKARELAILCDAEVGLMIFSSTGKLYDFASTRQLLGEELSGLTMKDLQNLENRLEISLKGVRMQKEQILTNEIEELNKKGSLIHQENIELYKKVNLLQEENKELQKKVNGSVNSNEANISPRTPFCISNGYDLHAPISLQLSQPMPQTNGTPETTVKLGLHLQ; from the exons ATGGGAAGGGGGAAAATTGTGATCCGGAGGATCGACAACGCGACGAGTAGGCAAGTGACTTTCTCCAAGAGAAGAAATGGATTGCTCAAGAAAGCTAGGGAGTTGGCCATTCTTTGTGATGCTGAAGTCGGATTGATGATATTTTCCAGCACCGGGAAGCTTTATGATTTCGCAAGCACCAG GCAGCTATTGGGAGAAGAACTTTCTGGGTTGACCATGAAAGACTTGCAAAACTTGGAGAATCGACTAGAAATAAGTTTAAAAGGTGTTCGTATGCAGAAG GAGCAAATTTTGACGAATGAGATAGAAGAATTAAACAAGAAG GGGAGTCTCATTCATCAGGAAAACATAGAACTGTATAAAAAAGTAAACCTATTGCAAGAAGAGAACAAGGAATTGCAGAAAAAG GTTAACGGATCAGTAAACTCAAATGAAGCAAACATAAGCCCTCGGACTCCATTTTGCATTAGCAATGGATATGACTTGCATGCCCCAATCAGTCTTCAGCTGAGCCAGCCAATGCCACAGACGAATGGAACACCCGAAACGACTGTGAAGCTTGG GCTACATTTGCAGTAG
- the LOC108202115 gene encoding MADS-box transcription factor 23 isoform X1, translated as MGRGKIVIRRIDNATSRQVTFSKRRNGLLKKARELAILCDAEVGLMIFSSTGKLYDFASTSMKSLIERYNKVKEENHQLLSPTSEVQFWKGEAERLRQQLQYLQQSHRQLLGEELSGLTMKDLQNLENRLEISLKGVRMQKEQILTNEIEELNKKGSLIHQENIELYKKVNLLQEENKELQKKVNGSVNSNEANISPRTPFCISNGYDLHAPISLQLSQPMPQTNGTPETTVKLGLHLQ; from the exons ATGGGAAGGGGGAAAATTGTGATCCGGAGGATCGACAACGCGACGAGTAGGCAAGTGACTTTCTCCAAGAGAAGAAATGGATTGCTCAAGAAAGCTAGGGAGTTGGCCATTCTTTGTGATGCTGAAGTCGGATTGATGATATTTTCCAGCACCGGGAAGCTTTATGATTTCGCAAGCACCAG CATGAAATCACTAATCGAACGTTACAACAAGGTGAAGGAAGAAAATCATCAGCTGTTAAGTCCTACTTCAGAAGTCCAG TTTTGGAAAGGTGAAGCGGAAAGACTAAGGCAACAACTACAATACTTGCAACAGAGTCACAG GCAGCTATTGGGAGAAGAACTTTCTGGGTTGACCATGAAAGACTTGCAAAACTTGGAGAATCGACTAGAAATAAGTTTAAAAGGTGTTCGTATGCAGAAG GAGCAAATTTTGACGAATGAGATAGAAGAATTAAACAAGAAG GGGAGTCTCATTCATCAGGAAAACATAGAACTGTATAAAAAAGTAAACCTATTGCAAGAAGAGAACAAGGAATTGCAGAAAAAG GTTAACGGATCAGTAAACTCAAATGAAGCAAACATAAGCCCTCGGACTCCATTTTGCATTAGCAATGGATATGACTTGCATGCCCCAATCAGTCTTCAGCTGAGCCAGCCAATGCCACAGACGAATGGAACACCCGAAACGACTGTGAAGCTTGG GCTACATTTGCAGTAG